One window of Bacillus alkalicellulosilyticus genomic DNA carries:
- a CDS encoding DUF3231 family protein: MPDKPSLTSSELGSLWLTYQEKTMLFQIVDYLKTKADDENSRKILSDLHRDISTFINRIKDILQNEGAIIPLGFTEKDIHKDAPQLFDNGFDIIFIRLLKEISMGMHAIHMTMGYRQDIIQLYQDLTVMVQQTYHNCTTYLNEKGLLARPPYVSMPKSINFIQDTAYMSGLNPLKQSRPLNTVEVGHIYRGIETNIVGIQLMTAFAQTAQTQGVKDYCKKGKGLSQKIVEDFQKVLSKSDIVTPSPAAGHITKSTVPAFSDKLMMYCTSLLCSFALGSNGLGTAFSLRSDLPVKMASYSKDIFDYAMEGGKLMINHGWMEEPPQMENREQLVHM, from the coding sequence ATGCCAGATAAACCGTCACTAACTTCAAGCGAACTTGGATCGCTTTGGTTAACTTATCAAGAAAAAACAATGCTTTTCCAAATCGTTGATTATTTAAAAACGAAAGCAGATGATGAAAATTCACGAAAGATTCTTAGTGATTTACATCGCGACATCTCAACCTTTATTAATCGAATAAAAGACATTCTCCAAAATGAAGGTGCGATTATCCCTTTAGGATTCACAGAGAAGGATATCCATAAAGATGCACCACAACTCTTTGATAATGGGTTCGATATTATCTTTATTCGATTATTAAAAGAAATCAGCATGGGAATGCATGCAATTCATATGACAATGGGCTATCGCCAAGACATCATCCAACTTTATCAGGATCTTACGGTCATGGTACAACAGACATACCACAATTGCACTACCTACTTAAATGAAAAAGGATTGCTCGCAAGACCACCATACGTATCAATGCCAAAATCAATTAATTTTATTCAAGATACAGCATATATGAGCGGGTTAAATCCTCTTAAACAATCAAGACCCTTAAACACAGTTGAAGTTGGGCATATTTATAGAGGTATTGAAACAAATATTGTAGGAATACAGTTAATGACAGCTTTTGCTCAAACAGCACAAACTCAAGGAGTAAAAGACTATTGTAAAAAAGGAAAAGGTCTTTCTCAAAAAATTGTAGAGGACTTTCAAAAGGTATTGTCTAAAAGCGATATTGTAACTCCAAGTCCTGCAGCTGGTCACATCACAAAGTCTACCGTTCCAGCATTTTCCGATAAGTTAATGATGTATTGTACAAGTCTTTTATGTAGCTTTGCCCTTGGAAGTAACGGGTTAGGTACTGCATTTAGCTTAAGAAGTGATTTACCAGTAAAAATGGCTTCCTATTCAAAAGATATTTTTGATTATGCGATGGAGGGTGGGAAATTAATGATTAATCATGGCTGGATGGAAGAACCTCCTCAGATGGAGAATCGAGAACAGCTTGTTCATATGTAA